The following are encoded in a window of Triplophysa rosa unplaced genomic scaffold, Trosa_1v2 scaffold36_ERROPOS532353, whole genome shotgun sequence genomic DNA:
- the csf3b gene encoding colony stimulating factor 3 (granulocyte) b has translation MTLLATTNTMKSQRLILAVHCCLALVYAAPLPERDALTRAAELGVSLAKKILDDIPRVHDACVKTTGLTLELSAEAHNLEYLLSEIGIPAAPLLKTISEDHSLAESLSRMLEGLDLHRDLLQNLSDVLSSTETLKLLLADIRDLSAQVQQMQQLAQIPMTPSQRNIPHVSSRLSSDYKVQVAAHLSLQQLRRFTQDVFRCLRHIAVS, from the exons ATGACACTTCTAGCTACAACAAACACGATGAAGTCTCAGCGTCTCA TTCTCGCGGTCCACTGCTGTCTCGCGCTCGTGTATGCCGCGCCGCTTCCAGAACGTGACGCGCTGACGCGTGCGGCGGAGCTCGGCGTGAGTTTGGCGAAGAAGATTCTGGACGACATTCCGCGCGTGCACGACGCATGCGTCAAAACAACG GGTTTGACCCTTGAACTCTCCGCTGAAGCACATAACCTGGAGTATTTATTAAGCGAGATTGGGATTCCTGCAGCTCCGCTCCTCAAGACGATCTCAGAGGATCACAGTCTG GCCGAGAGCTTGAGTCGGATGCTGGAGGGTTTAGATCTTCATCGGGACCTTCTGCAGAACCTCTCGGACGTCTTGAGCTCCACTGAAACACTCAAGCTTCTGTTAGCGGATATCAGAGATCTGTCCGCTCAGGTCCAACAG ATGCAGCAGCTGGCTCAGATTCCCATGACGCCATCCCAGAGGAATATTCCCCACGTCTCTTCCCGTCTCAGCAGTGATTATAAAGTGCAGGTGGCGGCTCATCTGTCACTGCAGCAGCTGCGCAGGTTTACGCAGGACGTCTTCCGCTGTCTGCGTCACATCGCCGTCTCCTGA